A part of Dehalogenimonas sp. W genomic DNA contains:
- the ispE gene encoding 4-(cytidine 5'-diphospho)-2-C-methyl-D-erythritol kinase, which translates to MFKIMAPAKINLSLEVLGKRPDGYHNIKSVVQTIGLADELDFSPAAELDFSADMPGWDGEKSLISRAARLLKSRYDIDAGARVRLKKRIPLMSGLGGDSSCAAAALKGFNRLWRLGIGKGQLMEIGAELGSDVPFFFFGGTALIEGRGELVTPLGPYPAGWAVIVIPRVDAEGDKTGWLYGNLNAKDFSDGSRTEELVEALVQNQPVEPALLGNAFDRVTTLVWPEIQECRWQMLKAGAIRVYLSGAGPALYSLHRNKAEADKVFRVLRHGGVEVYLAGVGGLRMTREREVSSLSLRELPQ; encoded by the coding sequence ATGTTTAAGATTATGGCTCCGGCCAAAATCAATCTGTCGCTGGAGGTGCTGGGTAAGCGTCCTGACGGCTATCACAATATCAAAAGTGTGGTGCAGACGATCGGACTGGCCGATGAACTGGATTTCAGCCCCGCCGCCGAACTGGATTTCAGCGCCGATATGCCTGGCTGGGACGGTGAAAAGAGTCTGATTTCCCGGGCGGCCCGACTGCTCAAGTCCAGATACGACATTGATGCCGGCGCCCGCGTCCGGCTTAAAAAGCGGATTCCGCTCATGTCCGGGTTGGGGGGGGATTCTTCCTGTGCTGCAGCGGCCTTAAAAGGATTTAACCGGTTGTGGCGGTTGGGAATCGGCAAAGGCCAATTGATGGAGATCGGTGCGGAACTGGGCTCCGACGTGCCCTTCTTTTTCTTCGGCGGTACGGCGCTGATTGAAGGCCGGGGCGAACTGGTGACCCCGCTGGGGCCGTACCCCGCAGGCTGGGCGGTAATTGTGATTCCCAGGGTGGACGCTGAAGGCGATAAAACCGGCTGGCTTTACGGCAATCTGAACGCCAAAGATTTCAGCGATGGCTCAAGGACGGAAGAACTGGTGGAAGCCCTGGTGCAAAACCAACCGGTTGAGCCAGCATTGCTGGGGAACGCCTTTGACCGGGTGACCACGCTGGTTTGGCCGGAAATTCAGGAATGCCGGTGGCAGATGCTCAAGGCCGGCGCGATAAGAGTATATCTTTCCGGTGCAGGCCCGGCACTGTACAGCCTGCACCGGAATAAGGCGGAGGCTGACAAGGTGTTCCGGGTTTTACGGCACGGCGGGGTGGAGGTGTATTTGGCGGGGGTTGGGGGGCTTAGAATGACCAGAGAGAGGGAAGTTAGTTCCCTCTCTCTCCGCGAATTGCCCCAATAG
- a CDS encoding mechanosensitive ion channel family protein — protein sequence MGDHGWRILLIIVGSYFIYKTLKVFVSRLVQRYIEYRTRTHQAKEDSIRRVKTITGMIVGALGVVVATLAGFMILSEFNIDIGPLIASAGVAGVAIGFGAQSLIKDALNGLFIVLEDQFNNGDVVKIAGISGLVEDLNMRRTVLRDLDGIVHIIPNGQIITVSNYTREWARVNLNVPVAYATDLDRAAEVINRVGKELAADAEFGPMIISSPQVLRIDKFGDSGIEIKILGDVKPMKQWMVTGELRRRLKKAFDQEGVEIPFPHTKLFFDDAQLANIAGLARLAEVKATTTDKPTDESPVE from the coding sequence ATGGGCGACCACGGCTGGCGAATCCTGCTGATAATCGTCGGCTCTTACTTCATCTACAAGACCCTCAAGGTTTTTGTCAGCCGCCTGGTTCAACGCTATATTGAATACCGCACCCGTACCCATCAGGCCAAGGAAGACAGCATCCGCCGGGTTAAAACCATCACCGGCATGATCGTCGGTGCGCTGGGTGTAGTCGTGGCTACCCTGGCCGGATTTATGATTCTGTCGGAATTCAATATTGATATCGGCCCGCTGATCGCCAGCGCCGGTGTGGCTGGCGTGGCTATCGGTTTCGGTGCCCAAAGCCTGATTAAGGACGCGCTCAACGGCTTGTTCATCGTGCTGGAAGACCAGTTTAATAATGGCGACGTAGTAAAAATTGCCGGCATTTCCGGCCTGGTGGAAGATCTTAATATGCGCCGGACAGTGCTGCGGGATCTTGACGGCATCGTCCATATCATCCCCAATGGGCAGATAATTACTGTTTCCAACTACACACGGGAATGGGCGCGGGTTAATCTGAACGTGCCGGTAGCCTACGCGACTGACCTGGACCGGGCGGCTGAGGTCATCAACCGGGTCGGCAAGGAACTGGCTGCCGATGCCGAATTCGGCCCGATGATAATCAGTTCTCCCCAGGTTCTGCGCATTGATAAATTTGGCGACTCCGGCATAGAAATCAAAATCTTAGGCGATGTTAAACCGATGAAGCAGTGGATGGTTACCGGAGAACTTCGCCGTCGGCTGAAAAAGGCCTTTGATCAGGAAGGCGTAGAAATACCCTTCCCTCACACCAAGCTGTTTTTTGACGATGCGCAACTGGCCAACATCGCCGGTCTGGCACGGCTGGCGGAGGTGAAAGCAACCACCACAGATAAACCAACTGATGAGTCGCCCGTAGAGTAA
- a CDS encoding response regulator transcription factor — translation MEVIIEPTECREKIRVLIIDDHDVVREGLRTVLQNETDMEIAGEAESGRQGVEMTDKVNPDVILLDLKMADMDGFATAKAISTTHPDARIIMLTGYESDLYAAEATESGIHGFLGKNTPRKLLLNSIRVVNDGGTVFNYTDMLHADISGNPPLPSSSGGMNASEIILKPREREVLAHIIKGLTNKEIALKLGLAEVTVKKINTRLLHKLKATNRTQAALNAKQLGIA, via the coding sequence ATGGAAGTAATCATTGAGCCGACCGAATGCCGTGAAAAAATCCGGGTCCTGATAATTGATGACCATGATGTGGTCAGAGAAGGACTCCGCACCGTATTGCAGAATGAAACGGATATGGAAATCGCCGGAGAGGCAGAATCTGGTCGACAGGGTGTGGAGATGACGGACAAAGTAAATCCTGACGTCATCCTTCTGGACCTCAAGATGGCCGATATGGACGGTTTTGCTACCGCCAAAGCCATCAGCACTACCCATCCTGACGCCCGAATAATCATGCTGACCGGATACGAGAGCGACCTTTACGCCGCTGAAGCAACAGAATCCGGCATCCACGGTTTCCTTGGTAAAAATACCCCTCGCAAACTGCTGCTCAACAGCATCCGGGTCGTCAATGACGGCGGCACAGTCTTCAATTACACCGACATGCTCCACGCCGATATTTCGGGCAACCCTCCGCTACCCAGTAGTTCCGGTGGTATGAATGCATCGGAAATCATACTTAAACCACGGGAACGAGAGGTTTTGGCGCATATCATCAAGGGCCTCACCAATAAGGAAATAGCCCTTAAGTTAGGACTGGCAGAAGTAACGGTCAAGAAAATCAACACCCGTCTGCTGCATAAACTAAAAGCCACCAACCGCACCCAGGCAGCGTTAAATGCCAAGCAATTGGGGATTGCCTAA
- a CDS encoding phospholipid carrier-dependent glycosyltransferase yields the protein MKEKLRSFRRWPHFWLAVIITVSALLHLGLMWFPNELVLDEQYYIEGARSYLEGGALQQPEHPSLGKAFITAGVWLFGDNQFGWRFMPVLFGLAAILFFYLICRELKLSPTVTNIVTALFAFENSAFLMASVAMLDIFSIALMLGGFWAYLGRRYPLAAAILVLALLCKLTAALGIVAVGLHWLFFRRDRLLTVAASGLVAYLGIMALIPLTEVVLTGTWNNPFTRIGEIIYIPTTITFENSSHPSAIHPWQWVLTYQVMPFWWTPQYISAINPTIWLATLPTFFFTAWLGLSKKQEAAYFAAAWIFTTLIVWIILGFITDRITYIFYFAPVAGGVALAIGVFMDKAVNWGQERGRGRLVTRLIAVFVIIHLLFFLALSPFTGLWPVSA from the coding sequence ATGAAAGAAAAACTCCGCAGCTTCCGCCGCTGGCCGCATTTTTGGCTGGCGGTTATTATCACCGTATCTGCGCTGCTACATTTAGGGCTGATGTGGTTTCCTAATGAGCTGGTGCTGGATGAACAGTACTATATTGAGGGTGCCCGCAGTTACCTTGAAGGCGGCGCCTTGCAGCAGCCGGAACACCCCTCACTGGGCAAAGCCTTCATCACCGCCGGCGTGTGGCTGTTTGGCGACAATCAGTTCGGCTGGCGGTTCATGCCCGTGTTATTCGGTCTGGCGGCGATTCTGTTCTTTTATCTGATTTGTCGGGAACTCAAGCTGTCCCCGACAGTGACGAACATCGTTACCGCGCTTTTTGCCTTTGAAAACTCGGCCTTCCTGATGGCAAGTGTGGCCATGCTGGATATCTTTTCCATCGCACTGATGCTGGGTGGTTTCTGGGCTTACCTGGGTCGGCGATATCCGTTGGCAGCAGCGATTCTGGTGCTGGCTTTGCTCTGTAAACTGACCGCCGCTCTCGGCATCGTCGCCGTCGGTCTGCACTGGCTGTTCTTCCGGCGAGACCGGCTTCTAACAGTGGCTGCCTCCGGGCTGGTGGCGTATCTGGGCATCATGGCGCTTATCCCACTGACCGAAGTGGTACTGACAGGCACGTGGAACAACCCATTTACCCGGATAGGCGAAATTATATATATCCCCACCACCATCACTTTTGAAAATTCCAGTCACCCCTCGGCGATTCACCCCTGGCAATGGGTATTGACCTATCAGGTGATGCCCTTCTGGTGGACGCCGCAATATATCAGTGCCATCAACCCCACCATTTGGCTAGCGACGCTGCCGACCTTTTTCTTTACCGCCTGGCTGGGCCTTAGTAAAAAGCAGGAAGCCGCCTATTTTGCCGCGGCCTGGATTTTCACCACTCTTATCGTCTGGATAATCCTCGGCTTCATCACCGACCGCATCACTTACATCTTCTATTTTGCCCCGGTCGCCGGCGGTGTTGCCCTGGCCATCGGAGTATTTATGGACAAAGCTGTTAACTGGGGGCAGGAACGCGGCCGGGGCAGGCTGGTTACCCGGCTGATCGCCGTCTTTGTTATTATCCACCTGCTGTTTTTCCTGGCCTTGTCCCCGTTTACCGGTCTGTGGCCGGTTTCCGCCTGA
- the rsmA gene encoding 16S rRNA (adenine(1518)-N(6)/adenine(1519)-N(6))-dimethyltransferase RsmA — translation MDKSLPHQQSLMAETRSLLERYGLAARKSLGQNFLIDRGVLEKIVRAADVGPVETVIEVGPGLGVLTRALAAQAGKVIAVELDRGLAGLLRETLGDKTNVEIISGDILETPVADLVGQAPYKVVANLPYYITSPVLRHFLEGAHQPLSLTVMVQKEVARQITASPPEMSLLALGVQFFGRPKIVGYVAAGCFHPAPKVDSAILHISVKEQRELSPEQEKLFFTLARAGFGTRRKQLANALAGGLKLEKAEVLELLQLAGVDPARRAETLTIEEWLKLTKAQDERHV, via the coding sequence GTGGATAAAAGTCTGCCTCATCAACAATCATTGATGGCTGAGACCCGCTCTTTGCTGGAGCGGTATGGTCTGGCAGCCCGCAAAAGTCTGGGTCAGAACTTCCTGATTGACCGGGGGGTGCTGGAGAAGATTGTTCGGGCGGCGGACGTCGGGCCGGTGGAGACCGTTATTGAGGTCGGCCCCGGACTGGGGGTTTTAACCCGTGCGCTGGCGGCCCAGGCCGGAAAGGTCATCGCCGTGGAACTGGACCGAGGCTTGGCTGGACTGCTCCGGGAAACATTGGGTGACAAGACAAACGTTGAGATTATCTCCGGTGATATCTTAGAAACCCCAGTGGCGGATTTGGTGGGACAGGCCCCCTATAAAGTGGTGGCCAATTTGCCCTATTACATTACTTCGCCGGTGCTGCGGCACTTTTTGGAGGGGGCACACCAGCCATTGAGTCTGACGGTGATGGTTCAGAAGGAAGTTGCCCGGCAGATTACCGCCAGTCCTCCGGAAATGAGTTTGCTGGCGCTGGGGGTCCAGTTTTTCGGCCGGCCGAAGATTGTCGGGTATGTGGCTGCCGGGTGCTTTCATCCGGCGCCAAAGGTTGATTCGGCTATTTTACACATCAGCGTGAAAGAGCAGCGGGAACTGTCTCCGGAACAGGAAAAACTGTTTTTTACCCTGGCCAGAGCGGGGTTTGGTACCCGGCGCAAGCAACTGGCCAATGCTCTGGCCGGTGGGCTCAAGCTGGAAAAGGCTGAAGTGCTGGAGCTGCTGCAACTGGCGGGTGTTGACCCGGCCCGACGGGCGGAAACCCTGACTATTGAGGAATGGCTGAAACTGACGAAGGCTCAGGATGAGCGACATGTTTAA
- a CDS encoding reductive dehalogenase, whose amino-acid sequence MPKFHGTVNRRDFMKGLGLAGAGLGAAAAAAPHFKDLDEVMASSDNVAPRPWWVKTVDQPAVDVDYSLMERYDQREGAFQIGLQRYFGNGDVAKGTIVVNEQNKLFSEAGAKYFNEGKPGYALRDVALTTARGAMSGGYSFLGRQKAATPQDRGAAKWQGTAEENFLMLRNAAKIWGATHFNVVELEPATTKKFVWEWDHDGRKIEFEDIDVPYMTNDKKAIPNAIRYAVVFYVPGSIRTNTRVGEAMGDIARCYEHFFNMQNQLMEFIRGLGYQSVGQTSNQSLTTKTGMAVLGGSHEQSRMLSAIAPIAGPTPRPGMLFTDLPLAPTKPIDAGIHRFCATCMKCSHACPTESLSFEKEPTYEILGGFNMKGAKRFQVNGATCRAGANNGEVNPCRLGNWNTCMRACTFSKLDDAIVHAAVHMTVSTTSLFNGFFTNMDEFFGYNSPITPAEWWTMDMLPFDQDLNQGQWLK is encoded by the coding sequence ATGCCAAAGTTCCACGGTACCGTAAACAGAAGGGATTTCATGAAAGGACTTGGACTGGCTGGGGCTGGCTTAGGGGCTGCTGCCGCTGCCGCTCCTCATTTCAAAGATCTGGACGAGGTCATGGCGTCTTCAGATAATGTGGCCCCCCGGCCCTGGTGGGTGAAGACAGTTGACCAACCGGCGGTTGATGTTGACTACAGCCTGATGGAACGCTACGACCAGCGAGAAGGTGCTTTCCAGATCGGCCTTCAAAGGTATTTTGGTAATGGAGATGTTGCCAAGGGTACCATTGTTGTCAATGAACAAAATAAGCTATTCAGTGAAGCCGGGGCTAAATATTTCAACGAAGGCAAGCCTGGATATGCGTTACGAGATGTTGCTCTAACAACCGCCCGCGGTGCCATGTCCGGCGGATATAGTTTCCTGGGCCGTCAAAAAGCCGCCACACCTCAGGACCGCGGTGCCGCCAAGTGGCAGGGCACTGCCGAGGAAAATTTCCTCATGCTTCGTAATGCCGCAAAAATTTGGGGAGCAACTCATTTTAACGTTGTTGAACTTGAACCTGCGACTACCAAGAAGTTCGTCTGGGAGTGGGACCATGACGGTCGGAAAATTGAGTTTGAAGACATTGATGTCCCTTATATGACCAATGACAAAAAAGCCATACCCAATGCTATACGGTATGCTGTGGTTTTCTACGTTCCCGGTTCAATCAGAACTAACACCAGAGTGGGAGAGGCAATGGGAGACATTGCCCGCTGCTACGAGCATTTCTTCAACATGCAAAATCAGTTAATGGAGTTCATCCGGGGTTTGGGTTACCAATCCGTAGGCCAAACTTCTAATCAGTCCTTGACCACCAAAACCGGTATGGCAGTGCTGGGTGGCAGCCATGAGCAGTCCCGTATGCTCAGCGCCATCGCCCCTATTGCCGGCCCCACACCTCGCCCGGGCATGCTGTTCACTGATTTACCGCTCGCCCCTACTAAACCGATTGATGCGGGCATCCACCGTTTTTGCGCCACTTGTATGAAATGTTCACATGCTTGTCCGACCGAATCCCTTTCGTTTGAAAAAGAACCAACCTACGAAATTCTTGGCGGCTTTAACATGAAAGGTGCAAAGAGGTTCCAGGTGAATGGTGCAACATGCCGCGCTGGTGCCAACAACGGAGAGGTTAATCCCTGCCGCCTGGGCAACTGGAATACCTGCATGCGCGCCTGCACTTTCTCCAAGCTTGATGATGCCATTGTTCACGCAGCCGTGCATATGACCGTATCAACTACGTCGCTCTTTAATGGATTCTTCACTAATATGGACGAATTTTTCGGCTACAACTCACCCATAACACCTGCCGAATGGTGGACGATGGATATGCTGCCATTTGACCAGGATCTTAATCAGGGGCAGTGGTTGAAATAA
- a CDS encoding PAS domain S-box protein, with protein sequence MVVARRPEFQRNESATTGGEVNTPINFSDAAQALKITNRFLEIANRHSTMQPLLDEFAAEIKAICSCEAIGIRVLDNKGNIPYQSCTGFSPEFYREESDISIHTETCVCPDVITGLRKPHLLPYYTGNGSFCMGSIARHRANNTQSVITKPGRGACRRSGYDTLVLVPIRQGDRVLGLFHLADPKPDMVPAEMVSLLEKVGLQLGTALVRVQIEEELQKYRCRLEDMVLQRTSELQRLNDKLTAESAERQRLTESLHQSEDKYRSLFNAASDAIFVHFPTSDNHAGKFAEVNEAACTMLGYTHEGIRQLRPSDIIDADKAPMTPEQAIIKLRKSGKQLLESAFITNNGNSLPVEINQHLFEFQGIPAVLTIARDITERKNLEAAMQESREKLRLMLNQMPCILWAMDTDLRYTSASGLGLKLTGRKPEDLVGKTIFEYSSSFSENSPLVKAFRKTIKGKSNVCEQTSMLNDRTMLVHMEPMYDTQNTICGIVGVSVDITETKRTETRLKTQEEKINQLIKAYIHAQDEEREWLSLEVHDRVIQPMSAVFQQLQGVLPAAEECSGVSHGLNRAIELTDEVIRETRAVMKELYPSTLGRYGLPKIISEELKHMKADIGCRVKFDLDSGYITVPLMEKTLYRLFHESLLNIRKYAAASHVSVALKQSDDYVTLRIADNGVGFEPENMPDKPGGLASMRRRTELLGGTFEIKSRPGMGTIIISHLPCNKQVLETT encoded by the coding sequence ATGGTTGTCGCTCGTCGCCCGGAATTTCAAAGGAATGAATCCGCCACCACCGGCGGGGAGGTCAATACTCCCATCAATTTCAGCGATGCCGCTCAGGCACTGAAGATTACTAATCGCTTTTTGGAAATCGCGAACCGACATTCCACCATGCAACCGCTACTGGATGAATTCGCCGCTGAAATCAAAGCCATATGCAGTTGCGAAGCCATAGGCATCAGGGTGCTGGACAATAAGGGCAATATCCCCTACCAGTCATGTACCGGATTCAGCCCGGAGTTCTACCGTGAAGAGAGCGATATCTCCATCCATACGGAAACATGCGTCTGTCCGGACGTCATTACCGGGCTGCGCAAACCTCATCTTCTTCCATACTATACCGGTAATGGGTCCTTCTGCATGGGCAGTATTGCGCGGCACCGGGCCAACAATACTCAGTCAGTTATTACGAAACCCGGCCGCGGCGCCTGCCGCCGATCCGGTTATGACACGCTGGTACTGGTGCCCATCCGTCAGGGAGACCGTGTGCTCGGCCTCTTTCACCTGGCGGACCCCAAACCCGACATGGTGCCGGCCGAAATGGTCAGCCTGCTGGAAAAAGTGGGCCTCCAACTGGGAACGGCACTGGTCAGGGTACAGATTGAAGAGGAACTGCAGAAGTATCGTTGCCGGTTGGAAGACATGGTGCTGCAACGTACCAGCGAGTTGCAGCGGCTGAATGACAAATTGACGGCCGAAAGCGCAGAGCGTCAGAGACTGACAGAATCATTGCACCAGAGCGAAGACAAGTATCGGTCACTCTTCAACGCTGCCTCGGATGCCATTTTTGTACACTTCCCCACTTCTGATAATCATGCAGGGAAATTTGCCGAGGTCAACGAGGCAGCCTGTACGATGCTGGGCTATACCCACGAAGGAATACGACAACTCCGCCCGTCGGACATCATTGACGCCGACAAAGCCCCCATGACTCCGGAACAAGCGATTATAAAACTCAGGAAATCTGGAAAACAGTTACTGGAATCAGCTTTTATAACCAATAACGGTAACAGCCTGCCCGTGGAAATTAACCAACACCTTTTTGAATTCCAAGGGATACCGGCAGTACTCACCATCGCCCGAGATATAACCGAACGCAAAAACCTGGAAGCCGCTATGCAGGAGAGCCGGGAAAAGTTACGGCTGATGCTCAACCAAATGCCCTGCATCCTTTGGGCCATGGACACAGATTTAAGATATACATCAGCGTCGGGACTGGGTCTCAAACTGACCGGCAGAAAACCAGAAGACCTGGTGGGCAAAACTATTTTTGAGTATTCATCTTCATTTTCTGAAAATTCGCCTCTGGTAAAGGCCTTCAGGAAAACTATCAAAGGCAAATCAAACGTATGCGAACAGACCTCAATGTTGAATGATCGGACCATGCTGGTTCATATGGAGCCGATGTACGATACTCAAAACACGATTTGCGGTATTGTTGGAGTCAGCGTCGATATTACTGAAACTAAACGTACCGAAACAAGATTAAAAACGCAGGAAGAAAAAATCAACCAATTGATTAAAGCCTATATCCACGCTCAGGATGAGGAGCGGGAATGGCTGTCTCTTGAGGTCCATGACCGGGTAATCCAGCCTATGTCCGCGGTTTTCCAGCAATTACAGGGGGTTTTACCGGCTGCTGAAGAATGTTCCGGTGTCAGCCACGGCCTGAACCGCGCGATTGAACTTACCGATGAGGTTATCCGAGAAACCCGCGCCGTAATGAAAGAACTGTACCCTTCAACTTTAGGGCGCTACGGACTACCCAAAATCATCAGTGAGGAACTCAAACACATGAAGGCTGATATCGGCTGCCGGGTCAAATTTGACCTTGACTCTGGGTACATCACCGTGCCTTTAATGGAAAAAACCTTGTACCGGTTGTTTCATGAGTCCCTGCTGAATATCCGTAAATATGCCGCGGCCTCGCACGTCTCAGTCGCACTAAAGCAATCCGATGATTATGTCACCCTCCGGATTGCCGACAACGGGGTCGGCTTTGAACCTGAAAACATGCCGGATAAACCGGGCGGGCTGGCCTCCATGCGGAGGCGGACTGAGCTATTAGGCGGTACGTTTGAGATCAAGAGCCGCCCCGGCATGGGAACCATCATCATTTCCCACCTGCCTTGTAATAAACAGGTTTTGGAGACCACATAA
- a CDS encoding reductive dehalogenase codes for MSKFHSTVSRRDFMKGLGLAGAGLGAAGLAAPAFHDMDDVMSSATAEIKHPWYVKKLELEKPTVEIDWTIFERFDRTIKFTSRKYREGQGDVSVKYMQDLFPDYKGPSLRDLALANASSASSKGRVSPKFDGSMEGVNIPTPASQDMVKWQGTPEENLRTLRSAFRFFGASDVAVVELTANTRKLIYKNNGKKPYSYKDADIPEETATEFIIPNKTKYVVFFSTLEATKQAMQAPAPTWSGYDHYNRVTNRVHYFLGALGYQHIEAGGISTSNSFAALSGVAEHSRAGHIATSYKYGNMLRGMHRIITDMELMPTNPIDAGIAKFCETCKTCSERCPYECMDMGEKSWTHWDAEAESTKNYVPGFKGWRTNVIYCQFCKNCHAQCPFNAADDAVVHEFVRATSAITPVFDGFFATMHKSFGYGTRNPNDWWETDVPIGRWDPAFIKP; via the coding sequence ATGTCCAAGTTTCACAGTACAGTAAGCAGAAGGGATTTTATGAAAGGCCTCGGACTAGCCGGGGCAGGTCTGGGCGCAGCTGGATTAGCAGCTCCGGCTTTCCATGACATGGATGACGTGATGAGTTCGGCGACGGCCGAAATTAAACATCCATGGTACGTCAAAAAACTAGAGCTTGAAAAACCGACGGTAGAAATTGACTGGACTATTTTTGAACGATTCGACAGGACGATAAAGTTCACTAGTCGAAAGTACCGGGAGGGACAAGGAGACGTTAGTGTAAAATACATGCAGGATCTTTTCCCAGATTATAAAGGTCCTAGTTTAAGAGATTTGGCTCTAGCAAATGCTTCTTCAGCCTCTTCCAAAGGTCGGGTATCTCCTAAATTTGATGGATCAATGGAAGGTGTTAACATTCCTACCCCGGCGAGCCAAGATATGGTCAAATGGCAAGGAACGCCGGAGGAAAACCTCAGAACACTTCGAAGCGCCTTCAGGTTTTTTGGTGCCAGTGATGTGGCTGTTGTTGAACTGACAGCCAATACTCGTAAACTTATCTATAAAAATAACGGGAAAAAGCCCTATAGTTACAAGGATGCGGATATTCCTGAGGAGACCGCCACCGAATTTATCATTCCCAATAAGACCAAATATGTCGTCTTTTTCAGCACCCTTGAAGCAACGAAACAAGCCATGCAGGCACCGGCACCAACTTGGAGTGGTTACGATCACTACAACCGAGTCACCAACCGAGTTCATTATTTCCTCGGAGCCTTGGGGTATCAGCATATTGAAGCAGGTGGTATCTCCACCTCAAACTCCTTTGCTGCCTTATCCGGTGTTGCAGAACATTCCCGAGCTGGTCACATAGCTACGTCCTACAAATACGGCAACATGCTACGCGGTATGCACCGTATTATTACGGATATGGAGCTGATGCCGACAAATCCGATTGATGCCGGAATTGCTAAATTTTGTGAAACCTGCAAAACCTGCTCCGAAAGATGTCCATATGAATGTATGGACATGGGGGAGAAATCTTGGACACACTGGGATGCTGAAGCCGAGAGCACCAAGAACTATGTACCGGGATTTAAAGGCTGGCGTACAAACGTCATCTATTGCCAGTTCTGTAAGAATTGCCATGCGCAATGTCCGTTTAATGCAGCGGATGACGCTGTCGTACACGAGTTTGTCAGAGCCACATCAGCCATCACACCTGTTTTTGATGGATTTTTCGCCACGATGCACAAATCTTTTGGCTATGGAACGAGAAATCCGAACGATTGGTGGGAAACGGACGTTCCAATTGGGCGTTGGGACCCGGCGTTCATCAAGCCGTAA